In Blastopirellula sediminis, the following proteins share a genomic window:
- a CDS encoding YcxB family protein, with product MNGPHNDNPFQSPVIEQGSDAPAGEAIVAEGTFTQRDLKATYRALVYNWRTVAVLLVISLVMFSGTLGPIAGNYWTIGAAIYPLFCLAPLVVMLEILFYAQTYWRTKNAELKKEPEQQRITLDEQGVHFESLKMTSFLPWSRFTRLQKRRRLLVLVLKPFGFISLPSHYFESQDAFLAARKLISERIGTTSDVEPPPTEEYVDVEIPGAVSAAGTLTKKEFYTTCWLLVRSGILTTLLMVAGLVGIACYFVAADLTSGRVQSVPGSLMFLFAAAIFSIRWIRYYLGIRRTYRDVTSRARMRWTITAEKLFATSETFNLNIGWTEINRVIFRDEALILVYQKTQAFTLPRRFFASEEDWLQVNEWARRPAKSTQGENA from the coding sequence ATGAATGGACCACACAACGACAATCCGTTTCAGTCGCCGGTAATCGAGCAGGGCTCCGACGCACCGGCCGGAGAAGCCATCGTCGCCGAAGGAACATTCACGCAGCGCGATCTAAAAGCGACCTATCGCGCCCTCGTCTACAACTGGCGGACCGTCGCGGTCCTGCTCGTCATTTCGCTAGTCATGTTCAGCGGGACGCTCGGTCCGATCGCCGGCAATTATTGGACGATTGGCGCGGCGATCTATCCTCTCTTCTGCCTGGCGCCGCTGGTAGTGATGCTGGAGATTCTTTTTTACGCTCAAACCTATTGGCGAACGAAAAACGCAGAACTGAAGAAAGAGCCGGAGCAGCAGCGAATTACGCTCGACGAGCAGGGAGTTCATTTTGAGTCGCTCAAGATGACCTCGTTTCTTCCCTGGTCCCGTTTCACACGGCTCCAGAAGCGGCGGCGGTTATTGGTCCTGGTGCTGAAACCGTTCGGCTTCATCTCGCTGCCGTCCCACTACTTTGAGAGCCAAGATGCGTTTCTGGCGGCGCGGAAGTTGATCTCCGAGCGGATAGGAACGACCAGCGACGTCGAACCGCCGCCAACCGAAGAATACGTCGATGTCGAAATCCCCGGCGCTGTGAGCGCCGCCGGCACGCTGACCAAGAAAGAGTTCTACACGACCTGCTGGCTACTGGTCCGCAGCGGCATCCTGACGACGCTGCTAATGGTCGCTGGGCTGGTCGGCATTGCGTGCTACTTCGTCGCAGCCGACTTAACGTCTGGTCGAGTGCAAAGCGTACCGGGATCGCTTATGTTTCTCTTCGCGGCGGCGATCTTCTCGATCCGCTGGATCCGCTACTATCTCGGCATCCGCCGAACCTATCGCGACGTCACCAGTCGCGCGCGGATGCGTTGGACGATTACCGCCGAGAAGCTATTCGCCACGTCCGAGACCTTCAACTTGAACATCGGCTGGACCGAGATCAACCGCGTGATCTTTCGCGACGAAGCGCTGATCTTGGTCTACCAGAAAACGCAAGCCTTCACGCTACCGCGACGTTTTTTCGCCTCGGAAGAAGATTGGCTCCAAGTGAACGAGTGGGCGCGGCGACCGGCGAAATCGACGCAGGGTGAGAACGCATGA
- a CDS encoding YcxB family protein encodes MTAGENPFQSPADIPNPLGEEEPLVAEGILTAADLHAAYRLLTFNPNMLAILLTGCVIGALLLGTIHPELFRMEWVAFHTITIAALTLGTLSSLYFVFPYWRRMRRQLLASPERQRLTLTAAGIRLESAGTVVNIPWSQIQRVRASRRVLFLQTSTGRMIFAPAHFFESETDYRVARRKIADGMRFAASAPAWTPLEVDAAAPVGDDAIVAEGENSWRDLLLCYWHLLWLPILLLLPIISLLAAGGFCLLVLTLFLLEPHPALPALILLHLAIPALLLWLAAVYYRTIRRQYQSQVAGIHRKWTITKESLEETTPHEKTEYRWSDVTKLVEYDDRLLMIQNRRDAHCLPRRFFASDDDWRQVLAWAREKRG; translated from the coding sequence ATGACCGCTGGCGAAAACCCGTTTCAGTCACCGGCCGATATCCCCAATCCCCTGGGTGAAGAGGAGCCGCTGGTTGCCGAGGGAATCCTGACCGCTGCCGATCTGCACGCCGCCTATCGCTTGTTGACCTTCAACCCGAACATGCTGGCGATACTGCTGACCGGCTGCGTCATCGGCGCACTGTTGTTGGGGACGATCCACCCCGAACTCTTCCGCATGGAGTGGGTCGCATTTCATACGATTACCATCGCCGCGTTAACACTGGGGACCCTCAGTTCCCTCTACTTCGTGTTCCCGTACTGGCGGCGCATGCGTCGGCAATTGCTGGCCAGCCCGGAGCGTCAGCGACTTACGCTGACCGCCGCCGGGATTCGCCTGGAAAGCGCCGGCACGGTCGTCAACATTCCCTGGTCGCAGATTCAACGCGTTCGCGCGAGCCGACGAGTCCTCTTTCTGCAAACGAGCACCGGCCGGATGATCTTTGCGCCGGCCCACTTTTTTGAAAGCGAAACGGACTACCGCGTCGCGCGACGTAAAATCGCCGATGGGATGCGCTTCGCCGCGTCGGCGCCAGCTTGGACGCCGCTGGAAGTGGATGCAGCGGCGCCGGTTGGCGACGATGCGATCGTAGCCGAAGGGGAAAACTCGTGGAGGGACCTGCTCCTCTGCTATTGGCATCTTCTGTGGCTGCCGATCTTGTTGTTGCTGCCGATCATCAGCCTGCTGGCCGCCGGCGGATTTTGCCTGCTGGTGCTAACCCTCTTTTTGTTAGAGCCTCATCCTGCGCTCCCGGCGCTCATTCTGCTCCATCTGGCGATCCCGGCCCTGCTCCTTTGGCTCGCGGCCGTCTACTACCGTACGATCCGCCGACAATATCAATCGCAGGTCGCCGGCATCCATCGCAAGTGGACGATCACGAAAGAGTCGCTGGAAGAAACGACGCCGCACGAAAAGACGGAGTATCGCTGGAGCGACGTGACGAAGCTGGTTGAGTACGACGACCGCCTGCTGATGATCCAAAACCGCCGTGACGCCCATTGCTTGCCGCGGAGGTTCTTCGCCTCGGACGACGACTGGCGTCAGGTGCTGGCCTGGGCGCGAGAGAAGAGGGGCTGA
- a CDS encoding glutamine synthetase III family protein, with product MSSTSKEKGTGSFAVAGNSLTIGGSPRMAAISAVTNYKPTNPPMNFIETTTQQLYGANVFGKAEMKSRLPKPVFKSVLKTIETGSKLDASIADIVASALKDWAIEKGATHYAHVFYPLTGATAEKHDSFLTPDGEGSAIAEFSGSQLIQGEPDGSSFPSGGIRATFEARGYTIWDVTSPAYILENPNGTTLCIPTAFVSWTGEALDKKTPVLRSMQALNTQAQRILNLFGHTDGALVSSTAGPEQEYFLIDRNFFFARPDLLTSGRTLFGAKPPKGQEFEDHYFGAIPDRVLAFMLEVERELFKLGVPIKTRHNEVAPSQYEIAPLFEFANVATDHQQLIMLTLRRVAEKYGMTCLTHEKPFAGVNGSGKHVNWSMGSKSQGNLLDPGDTPHENAQFLLFCAAVIRAVHKFQGLLRAVVASASNDHRLGANEAPPAIISIFLGDQLTDVFEQIKQGGASSSIPKGTLTVGVDTLPPLPKDAGDRNRTSPFAFTGNRFEFRAVGSSMSIAGPLVAMNTIVAESLDYCATRLEKATGGDPSKLNSELQKLLTEIITEHGSIVFNGDGYSDEWHAEAEKRGLLNLKTTADALPFLEKSEVKELFEKYNVLTERELESRYDIYLEQYVKTIKVEASLMIEMGRTMIFPAAVRYQNELASTCANLKMLGYDFDTNTLDKMTTLVKSLQDSINALESKLNSHPEGDLLAETKYFCFDVLPLMTDVRTAADELEGYVADDLWPLPTYQEMLFIK from the coding sequence GTGAGCAGCACGTCTAAAGAAAAAGGCACCGGCAGCTTTGCAGTTGCGGGCAACTCCTTGACCATTGGCGGTTCGCCCCGCATGGCGGCGATTTCGGCGGTTACCAATTACAAGCCCACCAACCCTCCGATGAACTTCATCGAGACGACGACCCAACAGCTCTACGGCGCCAACGTCTTCGGCAAAGCCGAAATGAAGTCTCGCCTGCCGAAGCCGGTTTTCAAGTCGGTTCTGAAGACGATCGAAACTGGATCGAAGCTCGATGCGTCGATCGCGGACATCGTCGCTTCGGCCTTGAAGGATTGGGCGATCGAAAAGGGCGCCACCCACTACGCTCACGTCTTCTATCCGCTGACTGGCGCTACGGCCGAAAAGCACGACAGCTTCCTGACGCCGGACGGCGAAGGCAGCGCGATCGCCGAATTCAGCGGCAGCCAGCTGATTCAGGGCGAACCGGACGGCTCCAGCTTCCCGAGCGGCGGTATCCGCGCCACGTTTGAAGCTCGCGGTTACACCATCTGGGACGTGACCAGCCCGGCTTACATCCTGGAAAACCCGAACGGGACCACGCTCTGCATTCCGACCGCGTTCGTCTCATGGACCGGCGAAGCGCTCGACAAGAAGACCCCGGTTCTTCGCTCGATGCAGGCCCTGAACACCCAGGCCCAACGCATCCTGAACCTGTTCGGTCACACCGACGGCGCCTTGGTTTCGTCGACCGCTGGTCCGGAACAGGAATACTTCCTGATCGACCGCAACTTCTTCTTCGCTCGCCCTGACCTGCTCACCTCGGGTCGCACCCTGTTTGGCGCCAAGCCGCCGAAGGGCCAAGAGTTTGAAGATCACTACTTCGGCGCCATTCCGGATCGCGTCCTCGCCTTCATGCTCGAAGTCGAACGCGAACTGTTCAAGCTTGGCGTGCCGATCAAGACGCGTCACAACGAAGTCGCGCCGTCGCAGTACGAAATCGCGCCGCTGTTTGAATTCGCCAACGTTGCGACCGACCATCAGCAATTGATCATGCTGACGCTGCGTCGCGTCGCCGAGAAGTACGGCATGACCTGCCTGACCCACGAAAAGCCGTTCGCCGGCGTCAACGGTTCGGGTAAGCACGTCAACTGGTCGATGGGCAGCAAGAGCCAGGGCAACCTGCTCGATCCGGGCGACACCCCGCACGAAAACGCTCAGTTCCTCCTGTTCTGCGCCGCCGTTATCCGCGCCGTGCACAAGTTCCAGGGTCTGCTGCGTGCGGTCGTCGCTTCGGCCAGCAACGATCACCGCTTGGGCGCCAACGAAGCTCCTCCGGCGATCATCTCGATCTTCCTCGGCGATCAGCTGACCGACGTGTTTGAACAGATCAAACAGGGCGGAGCCAGCAGCTCGATTCCGAAGGGTACGCTGACCGTCGGCGTCGACACCTTGCCGCCGCTGCCGAAAGACGCCGGCGACCGCAACCGCACCAGCCCGTTCGCCTTCACCGGCAACCGGTTTGAATTCCGTGCGGTCGGTTCCAGCATGTCGATCGCCGGGCCGTTGGTCGCGATGAACACCATCGTCGCCGAATCGCTCGACTACTGCGCCACTCGCTTGGAAAAGGCGACCGGCGGCGATCCGTCGAAGCTGAACTCGGAACTGCAGAAGCTGCTGACCGAGATCATCACCGAGCACGGTTCGATCGTCTTCAATGGCGACGGCTACTCGGACGAATGGCACGCGGAAGCCGAGAAGCGCGGTCTGCTCAACCTGAAGACCACCGCCGACGCTCTGCCGTTCCTCGAAAAATCCGAAGTCAAAGAGCTGTTCGAGAAGTACAACGTCCTGACGGAACGTGAACTCGAAAGCCGCTACGACATCTATCTCGAACAGTACGTTAAGACCATCAAGGTCGAAGCGTCGCTGATGATCGAGATGGGTCGCACCATGATCTTCCCGGCCGCCGTTCGCTACCAGAACGAATTGGCCTCGACTTGTGCGAACCTGAAGATGCTTGGTTACGACTTCGACACCAACACGCTCGACAAGATGACCACGCTCGTCAAGTCGCTGCAGGACAGCATCAACGCGTTGGAGTCGAAGCTCAACTCGCATCCGGAAGGCGATCTGCTGGCCGAAACGAAGTACTTCTGCTTCGACGTTCTGCCGCTGATGACCGACGTTCGCACCGCCGCCGACGAACTGGAAGGTTACGTCGCCGACGACCTGTGGCCGTTGCCGACCTACCAGGAAATGCTGTTCATCAAGTAA
- a CDS encoding porin family protein yields the protein MRRSLPIAVASLAITIAFVITAASRAQEEVSAAPPVPTDAAKFEPQGHDFSQFGSFRTMPQGADSAVPPWVHDGEVPRQAIYERFGFYHSNPDDPARHQGVGRPLYGTSWRNRPYHFDYLFGVVETNDLERNEIQLRSTLLQGIRLGYDFDHYWGTEIRFAYGDGKVRYDANPLIDGSAQLMMFDTNLLYYPWGDSVWRPYATIGLGATYYGYDDVNGVNRDQSNFSIPIGIGLKHFFRPWLAFRCELMDNIATGSGSVPTTHNFSFTTGVEYRFGGSHWSYTR from the coding sequence ATGCGCCGAAGCTTGCCGATCGCCGTCGCTTCTCTGGCAATTACGATAGCTTTCGTAATTACGGCCGCTTCGCGCGCTCAGGAAGAAGTTTCGGCGGCCCCGCCGGTTCCGACCGACGCGGCCAAGTTCGAGCCTCAAGGGCACGACTTCTCGCAGTTCGGCAGTTTTCGAACGATGCCGCAAGGGGCTGACAGTGCAGTTCCCCCCTGGGTGCATGACGGCGAGGTCCCACGGCAAGCGATCTACGAACGATTCGGCTTCTATCACTCCAATCCTGATGATCCCGCTAGACATCAAGGAGTCGGACGACCGCTCTACGGCACCAGCTGGCGAAATCGCCCTTACCACTTCGACTACTTATTTGGGGTGGTCGAAACGAACGATCTGGAGCGAAACGAAATCCAGCTACGCAGCACGCTGCTGCAGGGGATTCGGCTCGGCTACGATTTCGACCACTACTGGGGGACCGAAATCCGGTTCGCCTATGGGGACGGCAAGGTGCGCTACGACGCAAATCCGCTGATCGACGGTAGTGCGCAGCTGATGATGTTCGATACGAATCTCCTCTACTACCCTTGGGGAGACTCGGTCTGGCGTCCCTATGCAACGATCGGCCTCGGCGCTACGTACTACGGCTACGATGACGTGAACGGGGTGAATCGGGATCAATCAAACTTCTCGATCCCCATTGGGATCGGTTTGAAACATTTTTTTCGCCCTTGGCTCGCTTTTCGCTGCGAACTGATGGACAACATCGCAACAGGCTCGGGAAGCGTCCCGACCACCCACAATTTCTCGTTTACTACCGGGGTTGAATATCGATTCGGCGGTAGCCACTGGAGCTACACGCGCTGA
- a CDS encoding Rne/Rng family ribonuclease: MKKEMLINVSQPEECRIAIVEDGILEEFYLERTSQDNYVGNIYKGVVVNLEPSIQAAFVDFGVGKNGFLHISDVEPQYFRQGGYDPAEQIDDDFGGSYGGASAADFSDDDDEPADEEISDSADDKEEGEEGDAPPKAPQPRGRGQRRPQRRQRPGMRPRVKPPIQEIFKRGDEVLVQVIKEGIGSKGPTLSTYISIPGRYLVLMPALGRVGVSRKIEDDQVRRRLRSTLLELNPPKGLGFIVRTAGQERNKKELSRDMAYLLRLWKVIVRRLKNSVGPCDIYEESDMIIRTIRDIFSSDVDSIYVDSEPAYERAKEFLQLVMPRHVNRLKKYESKDPLFHKYRLDEEIARINQREVPLRRGGSIVIDQTEALVAIDVNSGNFRYDGTAEEAAYQLNMMAAKEIARQLRLRDLGGVVVNDFIDMRREKHRRNVERALRDSVKRDRARTKILKTSPFGLIEMTRQRIRPSLKRSVFKDCPCCKGRGVVKSAESMAIEVVRMLLAAAHHDGASHVTIRVNDEVATYLNNKKRRELARIEEDTNIVVQIYGSESFYPEHLEVECVDADGRKLHFDDRPAGNGSRH, encoded by the coding sequence ATGAAGAAGGAAATGCTGATCAACGTATCGCAGCCGGAAGAATGCCGGATTGCGATCGTCGAGGACGGAATCCTCGAAGAGTTCTATCTCGAGCGAACCAGCCAAGACAATTACGTCGGCAACATCTACAAAGGGGTCGTCGTCAACCTCGAGCCGAGCATTCAAGCCGCCTTCGTCGACTTCGGCGTCGGCAAGAACGGCTTCCTTCACATCAGCGACGTCGAACCGCAATACTTCCGCCAAGGAGGCTATGACCCGGCCGAGCAAATCGACGACGACTTCGGCGGCAGCTACGGCGGCGCCTCGGCGGCCGATTTCAGCGACGACGATGACGAACCGGCCGACGAAGAGATCAGCGACTCGGCCGACGACAAAGAAGAGGGAGAAGAAGGTGACGCTCCTCCGAAGGCTCCGCAGCCTCGCGGTCGCGGCCAACGTCGCCCGCAACGTCGCCAACGCCCCGGCATGCGTCCCCGCGTCAAACCGCCGATCCAAGAGATCTTCAAGCGCGGCGACGAAGTCCTCGTCCAAGTCATCAAAGAAGGGATCGGCAGCAAAGGGCCGACCCTCTCGACCTACATCAGCATCCCGGGCCGTTACCTGGTGCTGATGCCGGCCTTGGGCCGCGTCGGCGTTTCGCGCAAGATCGAAGACGATCAGGTTCGCCGCCGTCTCCGCTCGACCCTGCTCGAACTGAACCCGCCCAAGGGGCTCGGCTTCATCGTTCGCACCGCCGGACAAGAACGAAACAAGAAAGAACTGTCGCGCGACATGGCTTACCTGTTGCGTCTTTGGAAGGTGATCGTTCGCCGTCTGAAAAACTCGGTCGGGCCGTGCGATATCTACGAAGAAAGCGACATGATCATCCGGACGATTCGCGACATCTTCTCGTCCGACGTCGACTCGATCTACGTTGATAGCGAACCGGCCTACGAACGCGCCAAAGAGTTCCTGCAGCTCGTCATGCCGCGTCACGTCAATCGCTTGAAGAAGTACGAGAGCAAAGACCCTCTCTTCCACAAGTATCGCCTGGACGAGGAAATCGCGCGAATCAACCAACGCGAAGTTCCGCTGCGTCGCGGCGGTTCGATCGTGATCGACCAGACCGAAGCTCTCGTGGCGATCGACGTCAACAGCGGCAACTTCCGCTATGACGGCACCGCCGAAGAAGCGGCCTACCAGCTGAACATGATGGCCGCCAAAGAAATCGCTCGCCAATTGCGTCTCCGCGACCTCGGCGGCGTGGTGGTCAACGACTTCATCGACATGCGTCGCGAGAAGCATCGCCGCAACGTCGAGCGAGCCCTCCGCGACTCGGTCAAGCGTGACCGGGCCCGGACCAAGATCCTGAAGACGAGCCCGTTCGGCCTGATCGAAATGACCCGTCAGCGGATTCGTCCCAGCCTGAAGCGAAGCGTCTTCAAGGACTGCCCCTGCTGCAAGGGACGCGGCGTGGTCAAATCGGCCGAAAGCATGGCGATCGAAGTGGTCCGCATGCTACTGGCCGCCGCCCATCACGATGGGGCCTCGCATGTGACGATTCGGGTAAACGACGAAGTCGCGACCTACCTGAACAACAAGAAACGCCGCGAATTGGCCCGGATCGAGGAAGATACGAACATCGTGGTTCAGATCTACGGCAGCGAGTCGTTCTATCCGGAGCACCTCGAGGTCGAATGCGTCGACGCGGACGGCCGTAAGCTCCACTTTGACGACCGCCCGGCGGGCAATGGATCACGCCACTAA
- a CDS encoding tetratricopeptide repeat protein: MTQLHDTAATFSGRRVAFLGKLAGMSRKDAAALLSAAGAKAVERPTADIDLLVIGENDLPIFGEIDFPSSAIQQAAADGRIEIIQETTLWERLGLLETQQRIQRLYTPAMLADLLSVSKAIIRRWQRRGLIRPVREVRKLPYYDIREVATAQKLAQLLASGTSADHIEKQLASLQSLSSCVDRPLEQLSIIVEGRSVLLRQGEGLVEPGGQMRIDFEKLEPDWLPELTDSPPTKPRRSPAELVDLAAEYEDAGQFNAAVEALEAAAANLEESAELYFQLAELYYRSGKADLAVERYAAAIDLEPDFVEARSNLACTLVELEKLDEAVAQFQAAIAIYPDYFDAQYHLARLLDQMGRSAEAVPHWEACRFLAPDDALQDEAAERLAGQS; the protein is encoded by the coding sequence ATGACGCAATTGCACGACACCGCGGCGACATTTTCGGGTCGCCGCGTGGCGTTTCTTGGCAAGTTGGCCGGCATGTCTCGCAAAGACGCCGCCGCACTTCTGTCGGCGGCTGGCGCCAAAGCGGTCGAACGTCCCACCGCCGACATCGACCTGCTGGTGATCGGCGAGAACGACCTGCCGATCTTCGGCGAGATCGACTTTCCCTCCAGCGCCATCCAGCAAGCGGCTGCGGACGGGCGGATCGAGATCATCCAAGAGACGACCCTGTGGGAACGCCTTGGCCTATTGGAAACGCAGCAGCGCATTCAACGTCTCTACACGCCGGCGATGTTGGCCGACTTGCTCAGCGTCTCGAAAGCGATCATCCGTCGTTGGCAGCGCCGCGGTTTGATTCGTCCGGTGCGTGAAGTTCGCAAGCTGCCGTACTACGACATCCGTGAAGTCGCCACCGCGCAAAAGCTCGCGCAGCTGCTCGCATCAGGAACCTCGGCCGACCATATCGAAAAGCAACTCGCATCGCTGCAAAGCTTGTCGAGCTGCGTCGATCGTCCGCTCGAACAACTTTCGATCATTGTCGAAGGGCGCAGCGTTCTGTTGCGGCAAGGCGAAGGTCTGGTCGAACCAGGCGGGCAAATGCGGATCGACTTTGAAAAGCTGGAGCCCGATTGGCTGCCGGAACTGACCGACTCGCCGCCGACCAAGCCGCGCCGCTCGCCTGCGGAACTGGTCGATCTGGCCGCCGAGTACGAAGACGCCGGGCAGTTCAACGCTGCGGTCGAAGCGCTCGAAGCGGCCGCGGCCAACCTGGAAGAATCGGCTGAACTCTATTTCCAACTGGCCGAGCTTTATTACCGTAGCGGCAAGGCCGACTTGGCGGTCGAACGGTACGCCGCGGCGATCGACCTAGAGCCGGACTTCGTCGAAGCCCGGAGCAACCTGGCCTGTACGCTGGTCGAGTTGGAGAAACTCGACGAAGCGGTCGCCCAGTTCCAGGCCGCCATTGCGATTTATCCCGATTATTTCGACGCGCAGTACCATCTGGCCCGGCTTTTGGACCAAATGGGACGCTCGGCCGAAGCGGTTCCCCACTGGGAAGCTTGCCGCTTTTTGGCGCCCGACGACGCCCTGCAGGACGAGGCGGCGGAGCGACTTGCCGGGCAGTCCTGA
- the clpP gene encoding ATP-dependent Clp endopeptidase proteolytic subunit ClpP — MPLIPYVVEKSGREERVYDIYSRLLKDRIIFLGTQVNDDMANCIVAQMLFLQSEDPAADIHLYVNSPGGSVSAGLAIYDTMQFITCDVATYCIGQAASMGAVLLTAGAPGKRHALPNARVMIHQPLAGMQGTAEEILIHATEFKRIKQKLNEILIKHTGHTIDRIEKDTDRDRFMSAEEARDYGLIDHVIEKMPGK, encoded by the coding sequence ATGCCCTTGATTCCTTACGTCGTTGAAAAAAGCGGTCGCGAAGAGCGCGTCTACGACATTTATAGCCGGCTGCTGAAAGATCGCATCATCTTCCTGGGCACCCAGGTCAATGATGATATGGCGAACTGCATCGTGGCCCAAATGTTGTTCCTGCAGTCGGAAGATCCGGCGGCCGACATCCATCTGTACGTTAACTCGCCGGGCGGTAGCGTCAGCGCTGGTCTGGCGATTTACGACACCATGCAGTTCATCACCTGCGACGTCGCCACCTACTGCATTGGCCAAGCCGCGTCGATGGGCGCCGTGCTGCTGACCGCCGGAGCTCCTGGCAAACGTCACGCGCTGCCGAACGCTCGCGTCATGATTCATCAACCGCTCGCCGGGATGCAGGGTACCGCCGAAGAAATTTTGATCCACGCCACCGAGTTCAAGCGTATCAAGCAGAAGCTGAACGAAATCCTGATCAAGCACACCGGTCACACCATCGACCGGATCGAGAAAGATACCGATCGCGATCGATTCATGTCGGCGGAAGAAGCCCGCGACTACGGCCTGATCGATCACGTCATTGAAAAGATGCCGGGCAAATAA
- a CDS encoding ClpP family protease translates to MNTPFSDFRSPSAMAYAEMQRQRQMTLGDLLLENRIVFLQGEIYDGNANELVMKLLYLQSENRRKPVHFYINSPGGSVTSTMAIYDTMQVISCPVSTYCVGLAASGGAVLLAGGEAGKRFILPHAKVMIHQPHGGVGGQVSDIEIQADEILKTRDVLNQVLASHCKQPVEKIAKDTDRDFYMDADAAKAYGIVDEILTKPPGEIADEE, encoded by the coding sequence ATGAACACGCCGTTTTCGGATTTTCGCTCCCCATCGGCTATGGCCTACGCCGAAATGCAACGCCAGCGCCAGATGACGTTGGGCGACTTGCTGTTGGAAAACCGGATCGTCTTTCTGCAAGGCGAGATCTACGACGGCAACGCCAACGAACTGGTGATGAAGCTGTTGTATCTGCAAAGCGAAAACCGCCGGAAGCCGGTTCACTTTTACATCAACTCGCCGGGGGGCAGCGTCACTTCGACGATGGCCATCTACGACACGATGCAAGTGATCTCGTGCCCGGTTTCGACCTACTGCGTCGGTCTGGCCGCCTCGGGCGGGGCCGTCTTGTTGGCTGGCGGCGAAGCGGGCAAGCGGTTCATTCTGCCGCACGCCAAAGTCATGATTCACCAACCGCACGGCGGCGTCGGCGGCCAGGTCTCGGATATCGAAATCCAAGCGGACGAAATCCTGAAGACCCGCGATGTGCTGAATCAAGTTCTCGCTTCGCACTGCAAGCAGCCGGTTGAGAAGATTGCGAAGGATACCGATCGCGACTTTTACATGGACGCCGACGCCGCCAAGGCTTATGGCATCGTTGACGAGATTTTGACCAAGCCGCCGGGCGAAATTGCTGACGAAGAATAG
- a CDS encoding flavodoxin family protein translates to MSKILILYHSNSGNTAKMAQEVAVGAQQVVGAEVRLVSIDEATSSDLDWCEGIALGSPTNYGTVSWQMKKWWDEQPIENWGKRDGRIGCAFSSAASWGGGQELTCMTLNAILMNYGYLVFGVTDLTGPQHTLHYGAIQAGEPRQEKEIAGCRRLGRRLAEWVAVFFHGRKDLHPLEQEYDRFGHLK, encoded by the coding sequence GTGTCCAAGATTCTCATCCTCTACCACAGCAATAGCGGCAATACCGCCAAGATGGCGCAAGAAGTCGCTGTCGGCGCCCAACAAGTCGTCGGCGCCGAGGTTCGCCTGGTCTCGATCGACGAGGCGACCAGCAGCGATCTCGATTGGTGCGAAGGGATCGCGCTGGGGAGCCCCACCAACTACGGCACCGTCAGTTGGCAGATGAAAAAGTGGTGGGACGAACAGCCGATCGAGAATTGGGGCAAACGCGACGGGCGAATCGGCTGCGCGTTCAGCTCGGCCGCATCCTGGGGCGGTGGACAGGAACTGACCTGCATGACGCTGAACGCGATTCTGATGAACTACGGATATCTCGTCTTCGGCGTCACCGACCTGACCGGCCCGCAGCACACGCTCCACTACGGCGCAATCCAAGCCGGCGAACCACGCCAGGAGAAAGAAATCGCCGGCTGCCGCCGACTTGGTCGCCGCCTGGCCGAATGGGTCGCCGTCTTCTTCCATGGCCGCAAGGATCTGCACCCGCTGGAGCAGGAGTATGATCGCTTTGGGCATTTGAAGTAG
- the rplU gene encoding 50S ribosomal protein L21 gives MYAIIKEDGKQIKVEEGQELRIDYRADATAGDQLTFGSVLCVSGDEGVKLGKPVLDGASVTAEVVGVVQGPKLVVQKFRRRKNSRRKTGHRQLYTKVKIGKISV, from the coding sequence ATGTACGCGATTATCAAAGAAGACGGCAAGCAGATCAAAGTTGAAGAAGGCCAGGAACTGCGCATCGACTACCGCGCCGACGCCACTGCTGGCGACCAGCTGACCTTTGGGTCGGTCCTGTGCGTCTCGGGCGACGAAGGGGTGAAGCTCGGCAAGCCGGTCCTCGACGGCGCTTCGGTTACCGCCGAAGTGGTCGGCGTCGTCCAAGGCCCGAAGCTGGTCGTCCAGAAGTTCCGCCGCCGCAAGAACTCGCGCCGCAAGACCGGCCATCGCCAGCTTTACACCAAAGTGAAGATCGGCAAGATCTCGGTCTAA